The segment GACCCGATTTCGTGAAACAGCCGCTCGACGCCCGATAGATGCGTTGCGTCCACGTGGTAATCCCCATGCGTTGCACTCACCTCCACGATTTCATGGCGCTGAGCCAGCGCCGTGCTGACCGCTTTGCCGAGCGTGCCGCTCGCGCCGATGACGACGACTTTCATGGATTGCCTCCTTCACCGTTCGGGCCGTTCGCCGCGAAGCGGCCATGCGAGCAACACGGCCGCGGCGGCCTTGCAAAGGGCACCGGCGCCCGTCACGATCGCGGCCGGCACCGACATTGCCCATTCGGCCGGCAATGCCGGCGCGGCGAAAAGGGCACCTGCCAAGCACAGCACGATCGTGACCCAGCGTGCCCAGCGGCGGCCCAGCGCCACGAAAGCATAGAGCGCGCCGAGCAGCACGCGCGCCAGGATTGCGGCGGCAAACGCCGATGCACCGATTTGCGATGCATCGTGCGGCGGCAGCCAGGCGAACTCGAACGGTATTTCCAGCCATGAGGCAGCGTAGGCGGCGCCGAGAAAAAGGAGCGCCGCGTGCCATCGTTTCGCCGAGCGCGGTTCGAGCGCCGCGCGCTGTGCGTCGAATGCAAGTCGCATCCGCTGCATCGCCGTGCCGGGAAGGGGGCGGCTCGCATTCATGGTCTGCTCGCAAGGTTTGCGCGTCAGGTTCGTCGGCCACGGCGCGTATCGTTCGATGCGTTTGAAACAACCGTTATCGCTCATCAAGCGTAGTGCAGCGGCTGACAACTTCAAGCTCGAACGCGTGCGTCGCGACGCGATCCCGCACGCGCGCGTGGATCATTCTCGAGCCATGCCGCAAGAGTCGTTCCGACAGGTTGGCCGAAGAACGCGGGCGCGACGACACGACACGGGACGACGGAACGAGAACGATTTATTTCTCGTGCAACCTGCGTTTTCTACAGAGTATGATTCCAATCCTGCGCGCACGAGCCGCCGCGAAGGTCATGGCTCGCGCGCCCGGCTGCTGCGTCGAACCGTGTTGGGCGCTCGCTGGCGGCCCCATACGAAGAGGTTTCAGGAGGCAGACGAGTCATGCATTCCGACGCCGCATTCACTCACCGCGGATACCTGCTCAACTGCGCGCCGGCACGCGCGGGAGACGGCTTTTTTCAGCCGTACGTGGTGATTTCCCGATCGAGCGACGGCGAACTCGTCGCGAACCGTTTTTTTCCCGTCGATCTGCGCTTTCGCGACGAGGCGACAGCCATCGCGTATGCGCGCGACTGGGCAGTACGCTGGATCGATGCCAGCAGTGTGACGGTCTGACGAAGCCGCGCTCGCCGGTGCGGCGGGCGGGCCAGACGCACTGACCGAACGGTCGAGGCACGCTGCGCGAGAAAAAGCGGTAACCTCCGTACAAGTATCACTTTCCCGCTGCGCGGCTCGCGGCTTCGTCTCATCATGTCCAATCCGTCTTCTTCTCCCTGGGGGCTCGACCAGATCGTCGCCGAGCTTCGCGCGTCGCGCGAGGAGCTTCATCGCACTCGCCATCCGCGTGGTATCCGCGAGTTGCCCTCGCGTCAGGCGATCGTCGGTATCGTCAACGGCTTGCGCGCGGCAATGTTTCCGACGCATTACGGCGCCCCCGATCTGACCGACGAAAGCGTCGATTACTACGTCGGCCATACGCTCGAAAGCACGCTGCGGCTGCTCAGCGAGCAGGTGCGCCGTGCGCTGCGGTTTCTACCGGAGCATGCGGATACCGCCGAGGCCGAGCTGAGCGCGGTTGCGTTTGAAATCACGCGCATGCTTGCGGCCCAATTGCCCGCGATCCGAGCGCTGCTGGTCAGCGATATCCAGGCCGCGTTCGCGGGCGATCCGGCCGCGCAGCACATCACCGAGATTCTGCTGTGCTACCCCGGCGTACTGGCGATGATGCACCATCGCCTCGCTCATGCGCTGCACCGGCTGGGCGTGCCGCTGCTCGCGCGCTTCATCAACGAGATCGCCCATTCGGCCACCGGCATCGACATCCACCCCGGCGCCCAGATCGGTTCGAGCTTTTTCATCGACCACGGCACTGGCGTCGTGATCGGCGAGACGGCGGTCATCGGCGAACGCGTGCGCGTGTACCAGGCCGTGACGCTCGGCGCGAAAAGTTTCCCGGCCGATTGCGAGGGAACGCTCGTAAAGGGGCGCGCGCGGCATCCGATCGTCGAGGACGACGTCGTCATCTACGCGGGGGCGACAATCCTCGGGCGCGTCACGATCGGCCGCGGCGCCGTGATTGGCGGCAACGTTTGGCTCACGCACAGCGTCGCACCCGGCGCGAACGTTTCGCAAGGCAACGTGCGGGAGGGCGCACGCGGCGACGATCCCGATAGCGGCAAGCGGCAGCCAAGATGAAACGCGTAGGGGGCGGCCGCGTCATGGCGGTGCGATGCACCATCGAAGGCGTCGAAGCCACCGCCGCGGATACGGTGCATTCGTTTGCCCGCCATTCACACGACCAGTTCGGCGTGGGGCTCGTCACACGGGGCGCGCAGCGCTCGGCGAGCGGGCGCGGCCTTGTGGAGGCTGCCGCGGGCGATGCAATCACGGTCAATCCCGGCGAAGTACACGACGGCAGCCCGCTCGGGGGCGTGGCGCGTGCGTGGCACATGCTCTATGTCGAGCCGGCCCTCATGCGTACGGTCGCGAGGGATCTCGAAGCCGCGCGCGCGGATGGTTTCGAACTCGAGCGCCCGGTGCTGCGCGACGCGCGGTTCGTCATGCTGTTCGAGGCCGCATTCGCCGCTGCCGTGGCGCACCGTGATCGCTTCGACGCGCTCGCGCGCGACGAGGCGCTGTTCAGATTTCTTGCGGACGTGGTGCATCGTCATACGACCGCGCGCGCGAAGTCACGGTTCGCGCCGATGCGCACGGCGGCGAGCTTGCCGGTGCTGCGCGCCCGGGCCCGCATCGATGACGATCCAGCCGCTTCGCCCACGCTCGCGAGCTTGGCGGCCGAAGCGGGCCTGAGCCGTTTTCAGCTTTTGCGCGAATTCACGCGTGAAACGGGGCTTCCGCCGCATGCCTATCTCGTGCAGCGCCGCGTGGCGTTGGCGCGGCAACTCATTGCGGCGGGTTGCGCGCTGGCCGATGCCGCCGCTTCGGCAGGGTTCGCTGACCAAAGTCACATGACGCGCGCGTTCGTGCGGCTGCACGGCGTCACACCGTCGAATTACGCCTGCGCGGTGCGCTGACTCGCAAGGGGTGTCGTGGCGATGTGCCCGTGGCACCGTAATGCACGCTGCTATGAGGTCGAGGACCCTGGCAGATCGTGAACTCGTCCGATAATGGCGATGGCTCGCGGACACGAGCACCTTCGGTGGTTAAGCTGCTGTGAGCCCGTCGTGCTTTTGCCTCGTTCGGGTTCGGCCGCCGTTGGGCGGGCTCATTTCACTTATCTAGGAAATTGCCGCTGGCGATGGTTTAAACCGGGGCCAGAGGGTGTGCTATATTCGCCGCGATACTGAGGGTAGTAGAAATAATTCCAATGACAACGCTAAATAGAATTCCGTACTTCAAACCGGAAAAGGTCGGCTTTTTTTCGAACGACACAACGTGGAAAAAGGATGTTTGCAGGCCGCTGAATAATCCACAGGCTCACATCCTGATGGAGCGGCCGCCAAAAGGATGGACGCCGCCACCGCCTCCGCCGAAGGCGGAGGAACCGAAAATCGACAAGAAGGAAGAGAAGCAGCTAGAACAAGAACTTCCTGAGCCGCCGCAGTCAACTTCACCGGCAAAAAACAAGGATGACGAGGACGGCGACTGCTACACGCCGCCGCCGTTCGATATGCTCGACCTCCCGGGCGCGATGAAAAAGATGGGTTTTCCTGTTGCCGCCAAGTTGGCGCAGCGGTGGTTCGACGGCAGAAAATACATTCTTAGCAATGATCCATCCGCGTCCTATCCGGGCGACTTGGTGGATAAGGATGACGTTTCTCTCGGTTTCGTATTGAGCTATGATGGAGTCGTTCGGAAATATGAAAAATTGATACGCGAGGGAATCTATTCTGAAAATGCTTTGAGTTTTATGAAGAAGAAGATTCGGCAATTTGTTGAAAAAAAATTCATTGATTCGGGTGAATCGTTCAATGGGGTGATTGATGCCCTGTCCGTTTCTGGTGGGGATATTCAACGGCTGCACGAGGGCTTTCAGTTTCAGAAGGGGCCGATCAGTAGTTGGGATACGCTCTCCTCAAATCTGGGTATGACGGACCTAACGGCGTCGCTCGCAAACTTCGATTTCATGGCGGCGGTAGCAACAGCCAAGGTTGTGTCAGAAAAATACTACAACTACGACGGACCAAGCCCGCTTTACTGTTCGAAATCTAGTGTGGAGGTTTCACATATCTACGTCTACGCAAAGGATAGTTATTCGTTTGCGGACGATCCCAACAAGAGGACATCCCAATATCTCGGTCATTGGAACCGAAGCGGAATGATAATGGTTGTTCCGGCGGCTGCATCTGATACCGTCAATCGTGTAACAGGAAGTCGCGGCACCGACCTGCAATGGGGTGACTACCCAGATAAGCCGATCTTCATGCCGTATATTTATGATAATGGATATAAGAAGCCTGTTGACATCATGCGTGGGCTATTTAAAGATCATAGAAAACATGATATATATTATCCTGTTCGCAACGATGATTATAACGCGTGGCGTGAAAAGTATAATCGCGGCGGTGATTTTGTGATTTATACGGAGCCGAGAAAGATAAAGCTTCATAAGCCGATCAAATTCACTTTGGACCAAATATGCAAACCAAGGGCGCAGTCAAGTTTTTCTCGGTGATGATTAAGTTTTCAGAGATCGCTTTTGTGCTTGTAATTGTGATATATGCTGTCCTCTCAGTTCTCGATAGAATTTATCCGGAAAAATTCTATCGCTGCGATAAGTATACGAAACTTCTTAACGGTGGCGAAAAGATGTATGAGGGGAGGCGGCTGAATGTGGTTCTCTGTGGGACGGGCCCAGACAAGAACAGGATGAATGACAAGATTCGTTTGCAGATTTTCTCGGAAAATCATAGCTTGCTTGCGCAGAGAAAATTCTTCGTGGATTGGGATACCAATGCAGACAGGGAACTGGTCTATAGCCCTGATCGCGTAACGTATTTTGATTCGTCGCAGGAGAACGACTATGTACATAGCGTTAGGATGCCTCCCACGTGGTGGGATTGGGTGAAAGCAAGATTGCCACTGTTCAGCTAGTTTGCGACGCGTGAGGCCGCTTGGGAGCAGGTGCCGGTAGCGGCTTCGTCCTAGCTGAGTCTGGCCGGAACAATCCATGCGAGGCATCGGTAGTAAGCAGATCAACTTGAAGCATCCGTTGATTCGTCTTGCCGATCTGAGCGACTGGGAACGGTTGAACGCGGCGATAAGTGCGAGCTTCGTGTCGCAACGCGGCCGACCGACAACGTCGACGCGTTTGATCGCAGGGCTGCTGTATTTGCAGCACGCCTTTGACCTGTCGGACGAAGACGCGGTGTGGCAATGGCTGGAGAATCCGTATTGGCAGGTATTCATCGGCGAGACGTACTTGCAGACGAAGCCGCCGTTCGGTCCGTCGAGCCTGACGCGCTGGCGCAAGCGGCTGGGCGAGGCCGGCGTTGAAGAACTGTTGGCCGAGACGATCGATGCGGCCAAACGCGCGAACGTCATCAAGACTTCGAGCGTGAAGCGAGTGATTGCCGATACGACGGTGATGGAAAAGCGATTGCGCATCGCACCGATTCGCGCTGCGCACTTTGCGTTCGCGCGTGATGCGCGACGTCGAGCGCCAACTGGACGGCATCGCTCAGTAAGGTCGGGCGGCCGCGGAAGGGCTGATCGGCCGTACCGAGCGGATTCTCACGCAGAAGCAAAAGGACAAGAACAAGCTGTACGCGCTGCATGCTCCGGAGGTCGAGTGCTCGGCGAAAGGCAGAGCACGCAAGCCGTACGAATTGGACGTGAAGGTATCGATCACAACGACGCACAAGGAAGGGCTGGTCGTCGGAGCATCGTTCGATGCCGGGCAATCGGTACGGCGGGCATTCGCTGGCCGAAGTGTTGGAGCCGGCGGCGATCTTGAGCGACGTTCAGCCGGAGATTGCTGTCGTCGGCGGCTACAGAAGCGAAGCGTTACTGTCGATGTTGTGAAGGTCTCCGGGATTGCGGCGAGGTATAACGCGCGGCCTGCGCGCGATGATCCGGCGGCGCAGTGCGATCGAGCCGGTCATTGGACCGGTCATTGGACATATGAAGGCCGACGGCAAGCTCGGTCGCAATTGGCTCAAGGGTACGTTGAGCGATGCAATTTATGCGGTGCTGTGCCGCGTCGGCCATAACCTGCGGATGATCCTTCTCCGGCTGCGGCTTTTTTACGCCCTGGTTCTCGCCGCTTTGCTTAGCTTCGAAACCGCTAGGCCGTCGACGGCGTAGTTCGGGGCGACAAAACGAATTGTTTAGCGCCGACGAATTGCTGGCGCGGGCCACTATCCGGCGCTACCGCCTGCAATTTCGTTCAAGACGCTTCCCGGGGCGCGGGCCTATCGTGCGCGACATCTTCAGCGATACGAGAGGAGGCGCGAATGGGAGTGCGATGGATGGCCTATCTTTGCTGCACCTTGGCGATGATCGGCGTGGGCAGCACGGTGGTGGCAAGCAAGCTGATTGCAGCGGGGCTACCGCCCTTTACGGCAACCGCCCTGCGTTTTGCGATCGCTTTGCCGATCTTTATCGCGATCATGCGTCTCAGGGGCGAGCGGTGGCCGCGGCCGAGCCGGCGCGATGCCGCGCTGCTCGTGCTGCAAGCCGGATCGGGGAGCGTCGGCTATACGGTCTTCCTCCTGAGCGGCATGCGGCTCACGTCTGCCACGGATGCCGGCGTGATTGCCGGCACCCTGCCCGCGGTGGCGGCGCTCGTTGCCGTTTTCGCGCTGCGCGAGCGGCCATCGCCGGTGACGCTTGCGGCCCTCGCGCTGGCCACGTCCGGCGTGCTCGTCTGCACGAGCGGCGGGAGCCCCGCCCACGCTGCGCCGCCGGCGGCGCTCGGAGCCGCTCCGCGCGTATTCGGCAATCTGCTCGTGGTTGCAGCTGTGTTTTGCGAGGGGTTCTTCATTCTGCTCAACAAGCGATTAAGCACGCCCTTGTCGGCCTTGCAGATGTCGACCTCGATGACAGGCATCGGGCTCGTGCTCGCCCTCGTGCCAGCCTTTTTCGAACGCCCTTGGGCGCTGCATGCCGATGCGGCGGCGCTGGCAGGCGTCGTCTACTATGCGCTCGTGCCGACCGTGGCCGGGTTTCTGCTCTGGTTTGCCGGTGCGTCGCGTATTGCCGGTGCGCAGGCCAGCGCGTTCACTGCTTTCGTACCGGTCTCAGCGGCTGCACTCGCGGCGCTCGTGCTGCGCGAGACGATGACGCCCGCGCAATGGTGGGGGATGGGCTGTGTGGTCGGTGCGGTCCTGCTGATGGCAGGCGAGGGCGTGCGCACCGGCATGCGCCGCGGCGTGCCGGCGCAGTGAGGCGGGGCCGGCGGCAATCACGCCGGCCTCGCGAAGCCTCACGAATTGGGTACTGCAAGCGAGCCCGGGTTGCCGACGATCGCGAGGAATTCGCGCCGGGTCGAGGGGTCCGTGCGGAACGAGCCGAGCATGCGCGAGGTCACCATCGCCACGCCGGGCTTGTGAATGCCGCGCGTGGTGATGCATTGATGCGCGGCTTCGAGAATCACGCCCACGCCGCGCGGCTGCAGGATCTCGTTGAGCGTATCGGCGATCTGCACCGTCATCTTTTCCTGGATCTGCAACCGCTTGGCGAATGCATCGACGAGGCGCGCGAGCTTCGATATGCCCACCACGCGGTGCTTCGGCAGATAGGCGACGTGCGCACGGCCGATGATCGGCACCATGTGATGCTCGCAGTAGCTCTCGAAGCGGATGTCTTTCAGCACGACCATTTCATCGTAGCCGTCGACTTCGGAGAACGTGCGCGCGAGGATTTCCCGCGGATCGAGGCCGTAACCCGAAAAGAACTCTTCGTAAGCGCGCGCGACGCGCGCCGGGGTGTCGCGCAGGCCTTCGCGTTCGGGGTCGTCGCCGGCCCAGCGCAGGAGGACGCGCACGGCGTCCTCCGCCTGCTCGCGTGTGGGCCGCTTAGCCGCTTCGCCCGCCGCTTCGCCCGCCGTATCGATGGCACGGTTGGCACGGGCCTTGGTCTTTGCCTTCGGCTCGCCTTTGTCTTTCGTGCGCGATCCGCTACTCATTGCTGACTCCTCTTCTTCGCTGACTGGCAGGCGCGGCTCCGGCTTTGATTGCGCACGGCTCGTGCCCATGCCGGCCATTGTTTCACGTTTCCGGGACTTCGGGGGACGGATGCGCGAGCGCCGCCTGGAGCACAATGAGAGCTTCGCTTCAGGAGGCCTGCCGCCATGCCTTTCGCCACTATCGAGGGAGTCCGCCTTTACTACCGGGTCGACGCGAACGGTCCTGCCGATGCGCCATGGCTCGTCCTGTCGAATGCGCTTGCCTGCGACACCTCGCTGTGGGCGCCGCAGGTCGATGCGCTCGGCGCCGTTTTCCGCGTGTTGCGCTACGACACCCGCGGCCACGGCCGCTCCGAGGTTCCGGCAGGGCCCTACACGATCGAGCAATTGAGCGACGACGTACTCGCCCTGATGGATTTGCTCGAGATCGGGCACGCGCATTTTTGCGGCGTGTCGATGGGGGGCGTGACGGGCATGGCGCTCGGCGCGCGCGCCGCCGAGCGTATCGACCGGCTCGTGCTCGTGAGCGCGCCGCCGCGCAACCCCACGCCGGCCGAGGCGTGGGAAGCCCGCATGAAGCAGGCGCGCACAGGCGGCATGCCGGCCATCGCCCAGGCGACCATCGAACGCTGGTTCAGTACCGAATTCATCGAGCGGGAGCCGCTCGTATGTGCGGCAATACGCGATACGGTGCGGCACACGGACCCTGAGGGCTACGTGGCCAATTGCGCGGCGATTGCGGCGGCGGACCTTACGGACGAAGTGGCGGACATCGAGGCGCCGACGCTCGTTGTCACGGGCACACGCGATGCCACGATATCCGCGGAACAAGGCCGCGCACTGGCCGCGCGGATGGCGCGTGCGCGTCACCTTGCATTCGATGCACTGCATCTGCCCAACGTCGAGCAGGCGGCGCCGTTTACGCACGCCGTGCTCGATTTCCTGCGCGGTGCCTGAAACAACGCGGTGCGAGCGGGCCGGCGCGGCCTCGATCGGCCCCGCTCGGCCCTCGGCCGCGCCTCATTCCTCGGCGTCGTGCTCGGCGACGAAACGCATCAGATAGGCGCGCAGCGCTGCTTCCAGCGCACGATGATCGGCCACGCTCTTCGAGCCTGCATCGGCCTCTTCGCCGAAGAGTGTGGGCGGCGCATCGTAAAGACCGACTTCGGCGCCTTCGCGCAGAACCCGGATCTCGTGTGTCGATTCAACATACTCGGCGACCCAATGAATGCCTTCGATATGGGCGCCGGTCCGGACGATCGTCTTCATCAGAGTGCCCTCCGTCGGAGGCCGGCTCGCCGCGGGGAGCAGCGGGCCGGCGCTTCAGGCACAAGGGTACGCCTGTCGGGCGCGCTTCGCACCTGCGGCGCGCGGCGCGGCGGGGTGGGCTGCGTCAGTGGTTGATCGATTCGAGCGCGCGGCCTTTCGTCGACGGCCCGAGCAGGATCATGCAGATGCCGACCGCCATCGACGCACCGATGAACGTGGCAACACCGGGCACGCCGTAGTTGTGCAGAAGGATGCCGATGGCGAGGCCGGCGAACGCGGCGGCAAGGCGGCTCCACGAATAGACGAAGCCGACGGCGCGGGCGCGTATGCGCGTTGGGAAAAGCTCGGCCTGGTACCCGTGAAAGGCATACGACATGACGTTCGCGGCGAGCGTGAAGAGTACGCCGAGTGCGATCAGCACGGCGGGCGCGGACGACTGCGCGAAGAGCGCGATGACGATGCCCATGATGAGCAGGCCGCCGCAGATCTGCGTCTTGCGTTCGAGCTTGTCGGCGAAGAGCGTGCCGAGCAGCGGGCCGAACGGGTTGGCAATGGCGATGATGAACGCGTATTCGAGGCTCGCCGTGACGTGCACGCCGCGATGGATGAGCAGCGTAGGCACCCATGCCGCAAAGCCGTAAAAGCCGATGACCTGCGCCATGTTGAAGATCGAGAGGATGATCGTGCGCTTCAAATAGCGTGGGCCGAAGATCTCCGCGAAGGTGCCGCGGCTCTCCGCTTCGGCTGAAACGGGCAGGGGCGCCGGCAATGGGACGCCCTTCTCGGCCGCCACGCGGCGCTCGATGTCGGCGACGATGCGCTCGGCTTCGTCGATGCGCCCGTGGCGCGCGAGCCAGCGCGGGCTTTCCGGCACGTTGCGGCGGATGAACCAGACGGCGGCAGCACCCAGGGTGCCGACGAGAATCACGACGCGCCAGTAGGCGAGGCCGAGCGGCTGCGTATCCTTCAGCGCGAAGGCCAGAAAGGCCACGATGGGCACGGCGCAAAACGTAATGAACTGATTGACGGCATAGGCCCGGCCGCGCTCGCCGCTTGGAATCAGCTCCGAGATGTACGAATCGATCGTCACGAGTTCGACGCCGATCCCGATGCCGGCCAGAAAGCGCCAGACGTTGATGGCGAAGCCGGAATCCTGGAAGGCCATGATGGCGGTACAGATGACGTACCAGACGAGCGACCAGGTGAAGATGAACCGGCGCCCGAAGCGGTCGGCGATGAAGCCGAGCAGGAACGTGCCCACCCACAGGCCGGCGAACGTCGAGAAGACGAACGTACCGAAGCCCGCCACGGCGAGCGGCGCGAGCGACGCGAAAAAGCCGAGCGATTCGGGCTTG is part of the Trinickia caryophylli genome and harbors:
- the epsC gene encoding serine O-acetyltransferase EpsC, which gives rise to MSNPSSSPWGLDQIVAELRASREELHRTRHPRGIRELPSRQAIVGIVNGLRAAMFPTHYGAPDLTDESVDYYVGHTLESTLRLLSEQVRRALRFLPEHADTAEAELSAVAFEITRMLAAQLPAIRALLVSDIQAAFAGDPAAQHITEILLCYPGVLAMMHHRLAHALHRLGVPLLARFINEIAHSATGIDIHPGAQIGSSFFIDHGTGVVIGETAVIGERVRVYQAVTLGAKSFPADCEGTLVKGRARHPIVEDDVVIYAGATILGRVTIGRGAVIGGNVWLTHSVAPGANVSQGNVREGARGDDPDSGKRQPR
- a CDS encoding AraC family transcriptional regulator, giving the protein MKRVGGGRVMAVRCTIEGVEATAADTVHSFARHSHDQFGVGLVTRGAQRSASGRGLVEAAAGDAITVNPGEVHDGSPLGGVARAWHMLYVEPALMRTVARDLEAARADGFELERPVLRDARFVMLFEAAFAAAVAHRDRFDALARDEALFRFLADVVHRHTTARAKSRFAPMRTAASLPVLRARARIDDDPAASPTLASLAAEAGLSRFQLLREFTRETGLPPHAYLVQRRVALARQLIAAGCALADAAASAGFADQSHMTRAFVRLHGVTPSNYACAVR
- a CDS encoding DUF6402 family protein encodes the protein MTTLNRIPYFKPEKVGFFSNDTTWKKDVCRPLNNPQAHILMERPPKGWTPPPPPPKAEEPKIDKKEEKQLEQELPEPPQSTSPAKNKDDEDGDCYTPPPFDMLDLPGAMKKMGFPVAAKLAQRWFDGRKYILSNDPSASYPGDLVDKDDVSLGFVLSYDGVVRKYEKLIREGIYSENALSFMKKKIRQFVEKKFIDSGESFNGVIDALSVSGGDIQRLHEGFQFQKGPISSWDTLSSNLGMTDLTASLANFDFMAAVATAKVVSEKYYNYDGPSPLYCSKSSVEVSHIYVYAKDSYSFADDPNKRTSQYLGHWNRSGMIMVVPAAASDTVNRVTGSRGTDLQWGDYPDKPIFMPYIYDNGYKKPVDIMRGLFKDHRKHDIYYPVRNDDYNAWREKYNRGGDFVIYTEPRKIKLHKPIKFTLDQICKPRAQSSFSR
- a CDS encoding DMT family transporter, with amino-acid sequence MGVRWMAYLCCTLAMIGVGSTVVASKLIAAGLPPFTATALRFAIALPIFIAIMRLRGERWPRPSRRDAALLVLQAGSGSVGYTVFLLSGMRLTSATDAGVIAGTLPAVAALVAVFALRERPSPVTLAALALATSGVLVCTSGGSPAHAAPPAALGAAPRVFGNLLVVAAVFCEGFFILLNKRLSTPLSALQMSTSMTGIGLVLALVPAFFERPWALHADAAALAGVVYYALVPTVAGFLLWFAGASRIAGAQASAFTAFVPVSAAALAALVLRETMTPAQWWGMGCVVGAVLLMAGEGVRTGMRRGVPAQ
- the folE gene encoding GTP cyclohydrolase I FolE, with product MSSGSRTKDKGEPKAKTKARANRAIDTAGEAAGEAAKRPTREQAEDAVRVLLRWAGDDPEREGLRDTPARVARAYEEFFSGYGLDPREILARTFSEVDGYDEMVVLKDIRFESYCEHHMVPIIGRAHVAYLPKHRVVGISKLARLVDAFAKRLQIQEKMTVQIADTLNEILQPRGVGVILEAAHQCITTRGIHKPGVAMVTSRMLGSFRTDPSTRREFLAIVGNPGSLAVPNS
- the pcaD gene encoding 3-oxoadipate enol-lactonase, whose protein sequence is MPFATIEGVRLYYRVDANGPADAPWLVLSNALACDTSLWAPQVDALGAVFRVLRYDTRGHGRSEVPAGPYTIEQLSDDVLALMDLLEIGHAHFCGVSMGGVTGMALGARAAERIDRLVLVSAPPRNPTPAEAWEARMKQARTGGMPAIAQATIERWFSTEFIEREPLVCAAIRDTVRHTDPEGYVANCAAIAAADLTDEVADIEAPTLVVTGTRDATISAEQGRALAARMARARHLAFDALHLPNVEQAAPFTHAVLDFLRGA
- a CDS encoding MFS transporter; its protein translation is MVILISLGGIFEYYDLFFTGYVAPAMVQAGLFKPESLGFFASLAPLAVAGFGTFVFSTFAGLWVGTFLLGFIADRFGRRFIFTWSLVWYVICTAIMAFQDSGFAINVWRFLAGIGIGVELVTIDSYISELIPSGERGRAYAVNQFITFCAVPIVAFLAFALKDTQPLGLAYWRVVILVGTLGAAAVWFIRRNVPESPRWLARHGRIDEAERIVADIERRVAAEKGVPLPAPLPVSAEAESRGTFAEIFGPRYLKRTIILSIFNMAQVIGFYGFAAWVPTLLIHRGVHVTASLEYAFIIAIANPFGPLLGTLFADKLERKTQICGGLLIMGIVIALFAQSSAPAVLIALGVLFTLAANVMSYAFHGYQAELFPTRIRARAVGFVYSWSRLAAAFAGLAIGILLHNYGVPGVATFIGASMAVGICMILLGPSTKGRALESINH